In Sulfurovum xiamenensis, a genomic segment contains:
- a CDS encoding DNA-directed RNA polymerase subunit omega: MRTEQLTAKALEKVDFDKYLLANAVGKRAEAIANGAEVLLDIDTSGMKYSDIALQEIAEGKITVSLEG, from the coding sequence ATGAGAACAGAACAATTAACAGCAAAAGCACTTGAAAAAGTAGATTTTGATAAATACCTTCTTGCAAATGCAGTAGGAAAAAGAGCAGAGGCTATCGCTAACGGTGCTGAAGTACTTTTAGATATCGATACATCAGGCATGAAATATTCAGATATTGCATTGCAAGAAATAGCTGAAGGTAAAATCACTGTCAGCCTAGAAGGTTAA
- the pyrH gene encoding UMP kinase has product MTKRVLVKFSGEALAGEEGYGIDTQILNFIAGEIKDLVDNGVEVGIVVGGGNIIRGVTAAADGIIKRTSGDYMGMLATVINGVAIQEALEHAGLEARLQSAIDMQEIGEAFIVRRARRHLEKGRVVVFAGGTGNPYFTTDTAATLRASEIESDLLIKATKVDGVYDKDPNKFDDAVKLDTLSYDQALADNIKVMDDTSIALAKENGLPIVVCNMFEKGNLLRIIKGDMSLCSVVK; this is encoded by the coding sequence GTGACTAAAAGAGTTTTGGTAAAATTTTCTGGTGAAGCATTGGCGGGTGAAGAAGGGTATGGTATAGATACTCAGATTCTTAATTTTATTGCAGGTGAGATCAAAGACCTTGTAGACAATGGTGTTGAAGTCGGTATCGTTGTAGGCGGTGGTAATATCATTCGTGGTGTGACGGCTGCTGCAGATGGTATCATCAAAAGAACATCTGGTGACTATATGGGAATGTTGGCTACAGTGATCAATGGTGTAGCGATCCAAGAAGCATTGGAACATGCTGGGCTTGAAGCAAGACTACAGTCTGCCATCGATATGCAAGAGATAGGTGAAGCATTCATTGTACGTCGTGCAAGAAGACATTTGGAAAAAGGACGGGTTGTTGTATTTGCCGGTGGTACGGGTAACCCATATTTCACAACGGATACCGCGGCAACCTTGAGAGCCTCTGAAATAGAATCTGACCTTCTTATCAAAGCAACCAAAGTCGATGGTGTTTATGATAAAGATCCGAATAAATTCGATGATGCTGTAAAACTTGATACGTTATCGTATGATCAGGCATTGGCAGATAATATTAAAGTCATGGATGATACTTCCATCGCTTTGGCGAAAGAGAATGGATTACCTATCGTGGTGTGTAACATGTTTGAAAAGGGCAATCTTCTTAGAATTATCAAAGGTGATATGAGCCTTTGTTCAGTAGTAAAATAG
- a CDS encoding RelA/SpoT family protein has product MDAFLDKAKKIKTIEEASALLWEVIPSPLPETTKALEHSLEAHKGQTRKSGEPYIVHPILVAAITAKISNDEMMVQAALLHDVVEDTHYTIEELEDEFGYDVAHMVEGLTKIVEIRDEELVPSGSDERLINSALSFRKMLIASIKDVRVLVIKLCDRLHNMITLDALSFAKQKRISEETLVVYAPIAHRLGISRLKNHLEDLSFRYIYPEDYKRIDTYMKSNAQNLKFKLNAFIQNVKDTMLKDGFDEDDFEIIGRVKHYYSIYLKMHRKGVSIEEVLDMLAIRIIVKKPIECYRVLGLVHLRFTPLISRFKDYIAVPKENGYKTIHTTLFSEEGIVEAQIRTVEMHRLAEYGVAAHWKYKDGNMGVNLSWLESLHYQNESIEEFYELAKSDLFSEDITVFSPKGDYFTLPKGSVALDFAYAVHSQVGANAAEALVNKQKVPLLTILKNGDIVNIIKDSEVHLYCSWLDTVKTSRAKEGIRSSCRARIKEADTLSAYNILGTLFSQESSAMKELLESMGHMDAIYKLPVQLDYYKETIHKVADYMGTKVVRFWELLKKGYKKPYLKELEHFRFFTNKPIDGVEFDYCCHPKVGDQIVAFYKGSKAIIHHKLCKKAYDKMLEGQEMVYVSWSGSKLSRYRLTISLQNKKGILADLLVKLTDLNLNILSIELGIRNSEQAEFCQIEVESNESKKQLLAEKISRQFKLIEIISLDDAYNK; this is encoded by the coding sequence TTGGATGCTTTTCTCGATAAAGCTAAAAAGATAAAGACTATAGAAGAGGCAAGTGCCCTTCTTTGGGAAGTAATCCCATCTCCTCTACCTGAAACAACCAAAGCACTAGAACATTCACTCGAAGCACATAAAGGGCAGACACGCAAAAGTGGAGAACCTTATATTGTCCATCCTATTTTGGTTGCAGCGATCACTGCAAAGATCTCCAATGATGAAATGATGGTACAGGCTGCTCTTTTGCATGATGTGGTGGAAGATACACATTATACGATCGAAGAGTTGGAAGACGAATTCGGGTACGATGTTGCCCATATGGTTGAGGGACTCACCAAGATCGTCGAGATACGTGATGAAGAGTTGGTTCCTTCAGGCTCCGATGAAAGATTGATCAACTCCGCGCTTTCATTTCGCAAAATGCTGATTGCATCGATCAAAGATGTACGTGTACTTGTGATCAAACTTTGTGACAGACTGCACAATATGATCACACTGGATGCACTGAGTTTTGCAAAACAAAAACGTATCTCTGAAGAGACTCTTGTCGTATATGCACCTATTGCGCATAGACTAGGTATCTCAAGACTTAAAAATCATTTGGAAGATCTGAGTTTCCGTTATATCTATCCTGAAGATTATAAACGTATAGATACGTATATGAAGTCCAATGCACAAAATTTGAAGTTTAAACTCAACGCTTTTATTCAAAATGTTAAAGATACGATGTTAAAAGACGGGTTTGATGAAGATGATTTTGAGATCATCGGAAGGGTCAAACACTACTATTCCATCTATTTAAAGATGCATCGTAAGGGTGTGAGTATAGAAGAGGTATTGGACATGCTGGCGATCCGTATCATTGTGAAAAAGCCCATAGAGTGTTACAGGGTCTTAGGACTTGTACATTTAAGGTTTACACCTCTTATCTCCAGGTTCAAAGATTATATCGCAGTGCCTAAGGAAAATGGCTATAAGACCATCCATACGACACTGTTCTCCGAGGAGGGGATCGTGGAAGCGCAGATACGAACCGTAGAGATGCATAGACTGGCAGAGTATGGTGTTGCAGCACACTGGAAATACAAAGATGGAAATATGGGTGTGAACCTGTCATGGCTAGAGAGTTTGCATTATCAAAATGAATCTATAGAAGAGTTCTATGAACTGGCAAAATCCGATCTTTTCTCTGAAGATATTACTGTGTTTTCACCTAAAGGGGATTACTTTACCTTACCGAAAGGATCAGTGGCCCTTGATTTTGCCTATGCCGTCCACTCTCAGGTTGGTGCCAATGCAGCAGAAGCTTTGGTCAATAAGCAAAAAGTACCACTCTTGACCATTTTAAAAAATGGTGACATTGTGAATATTATCAAAGACAGTGAAGTGCATTTGTACTGTTCATGGCTTGATACTGTAAAAACATCCAGGGCCAAAGAGGGTATTAGAAGCTCATGCAGAGCCAGAATAAAAGAGGCAGATACCTTAAGTGCATACAATATCCTGGGAACACTGTTCTCTCAGGAGAGCAGTGCTATGAAAGAGCTTTTAGAAAGTATGGGGCATATGGATGCCATTTATAAATTACCGGTTCAGCTTGACTATTACAAAGAGACCATACACAAAGTGGCAGATTATATGGGTACCAAAGTCGTACGTTTTTGGGAATTACTCAAAAAAGGGTATAAAAAACCGTATCTTAAAGAGTTAGAACACTTTAGATTCTTTACGAACAAGCCTATAGACGGTGTAGAGTTTGATTATTGTTGTCATCCTAAAGTTGGTGACCAAATCGTTGCATTTTATAAGGGTAGTAAAGCTATTATACACCACAAATTATGCAAGAAAGCCTACGATAAGATGTTAGAGGGGCAAGAGATGGTCTATGTGAGTTGGAGTGGTTCCAAGCTCTCCAGATATAGACTCACTATCAGTCTTCAAAACAAAAAAGGTATTTTGGCAGACCTGCTGGTGAAACTTACTGATCTTAATCTCAATATTTTGAGTATAGAGTTGGGGATCAGGAATTCAGAACAAGCAGAGTTCTGCCAGATAGAAGTGGAGAGCAATGAGTCTAAAAAGCAGCTTCTTGCAGAAAAAATTTCACGTCAGTTCAAATTGATCGAGATCATTAGTTTGGATGACGCATATAATAA